One Brassica napus cultivar Da-Ae chromosome C4, Da-Ae, whole genome shotgun sequence genomic region harbors:
- the LOC106427995 gene encoding IMPACT family member in pol 5'region isoform X2: MLVRLPVTAASTVAVFIRRRIPAAYLLSTKSSMTSDSSGTAFTTIKEIVSLEKEIKKSKFIAIAGPISSEQSAQLFLSQVRDPRATHNCWAYKVGDQHRSSDDGEPSGTAGKPMLSAICSSGLDRVMVVVIRYFGGIKLGTGGLVRAYGGVTSDCLKTASPCLFKSKVQMGVEVTFDLLGVVYNQSCQAEDIKEDYDTGKDGTTMVSFKVDFDQVDKLEDAIKSNCKRDLVFFKNLAIGSQLG; encoded by the exons ATGTTGGTGCGCTTACCCGTAACTGCTGCAAGCACCGTCGCTGTGTTTATCCGCCGGCGAATCCCCGCCGCTTATCTGCTATCCACGAAGAGCTCGATGACTTCGGATTCCTCTGGTACCGCCTTCACGACCATCAAAGAAATCGTATCCTTAGAGAAAGAGATTAAGAAGAGCAAATTCATCGCAATCGCCGGTCCAATCTCCAGCGAGCAGTCGGCACAACTGTTCCTCTCCCAGGTCCGAGATCCTCGCGCTACGCACAACTGCTGGGCTTATAAGGTTGGTGATCAACATCGATCTAGTGATGATGGTGAGCCATCGGGCACAGCAGGAAAGCCGATGCTCTCTGCAATTTGTTCATCTGGATTAGACAGAGTTATGGTTGTTGTCATTAG GTATTTTGGGGGCATCAAACTCGGTACTGGAGGTCTTGTTAGAGCATATGGTGGTGTTACCTCTGATTGCTTGAAAACTGCTTCGCCTTGTCTTTTCAAGTCTAAA GTTCAAATGGGAGTCGAGGTTACATTTGATCTTTTAGGTGTTGTTTACAATCAG TCATGCCAGGCTGAAGACATCAAGGAAGACTATGATACTGGTAAAGATGGTACCACCATGGTTTCCTTCAAGGTTGATTTTGACCAGGTTGATAAATTAGAGGATGCTATCAAATCAAACTGCAAACGAGACCTTGTCTTTTTCAAAAACCTAGCAATTGGTAGCCAACTCGGTTAA
- the LOC111205738 gene encoding uncharacterized protein LOC111205738 has translation METVVDGKSMHQFFRVIMCGKEEPEYYLPMKIEGVVQEKWGITVSKPQCQAARNKAMKWIEYEYDHQFARLRDYAAELIGSNKDSTVVIDTLRNKKGQDEFNRFYVCFDNIRRTWKETCRPLIGLDGCFVKHKIKGQVLVALGRDADNAIYPVAWGVVQVENTDNWLWFVRMVKKDLGLDDGEGFILISDRQKVYDSQGLISAVQQELPKIEHRMCVRHIYGNLKKKHGSKSDMKPYIWRLAWSYNEAEYQQNLDRIFNYDVGTESFNNTITKARDMPFVPMLESIRRLAMARIAKRSAISHSHKGTCTPYVTDFLKEEKKDASLCKVTRSTNGMYEGKLSSCTYRVSLDNFTCSCKKFEICGIPCEHAYGVILHKKLKPEDFVCQWFRTAMWRRNYVEGLVPTSQGAPTQVTSQGSSQVASPAASQGSSQVASPAGAHIIHGYEDMC, from the exons ATGGAGACGGTTGTGGATGGAAAATCTATGCATCAGTTCTTCCGAGTGATAATGTGTGGAAA GGAAGAACCAGAGTATTATTTGCCTATGAAGATTGAAGGAGTGGTTCAAGAGAAATGGGGGATCACGGTTTCGAAGCCTCAGTGCCAAGCTGCTAGAAATAAGGCGATGAAGTGGATTGAGTATGAGTATGATCATCAGTTTGCTCGTCTTCGAGATTACGCCGCTGAGTTGATTGGATCAAACAAAGACTCGACTGTGGTGATTGACACTTTGAGAAATAAGAAGGGACAAGATGAGTTCAATAGGTTTTATGTTTGCTTTGACAACATAAGAAGAACATGGAAGGAGACTTGTAGACCCTTGATTGGTCTGGATGGATGTTTTGTTAAACACAAGATCAAAGGTCAAGTGCTGGTTGCATTAGGAAGAGACGCAGATAATGCCATATACCCAGTGGCATGGGGAGTAGTTCAAGTGGAAAATACCGATAATTGGTTATGGTTTGTGAGAATGGTAAAGAAGGACTTAGGACTCGATGATGGCGAGGGATTTATTCTAATCTCTGATCGTCAAAAG GTATATGATTCTCAG GGACTGATTAGTGCTGTCCAACAGGAGCTTCCTAAAATAGAGCATAGGATGTGCGTGAGACATATCTATGGAAATCTGAAGAAAAAGCATGGGAGTAAAAGCGACATGAAGCCTTACATATGGAGGTTAGCTTGGAGTTACAACGAAGCAGAGTATCAGCAAAATCTTGATAGAATTTTTAATTACGATGTTGGT ACGGAGTCTTTCAACAACACTATTACGAAGGCGAGAGATATGCCATTTGTGCCTATGCTAGAGAGTATAAGAAGACTTGCCATGGCTCGCATTGCAAAGCGATCTGCTATCTCTCATTCTCACAAAG GGACTTGTACACCTTATGTGACAGACTTTCTtaaggaagagaagaaggatgCTTCGCTTTGCAAAGTTACAAGAAGCACCAACGGAATGTATGAAGGTAAGTTAAGTTCATGCACTTACCGGGTCAGCTTGGATAATTTCACCTGCTCGTGCAAGAAATTTGAGATATGTGGTATTCCCTGTGAGCATGCATATGGAGTCATTCTTCATAAGAAGCTTAAGCCTGAGGATTTCGTTTGTCAGTGGTTCAGAACAGCGATGTGGAGAAGAAACTATGTAGAAGGCCTTGTGCCG ACTTCTCAAGGTGCTCCTACTCAAGTTACTTCTCAAGGTTCTTCTCAGGTTGCTTCTCCAGCTGCTTCTCAAGGTTCTTCTCAGGTTGCTTCTCCAGCTGGTGCTCATATCATTCATGGGTATGAAGATATGTGTTGA
- the LOC106427995 gene encoding IMPACT family member in pol 5'region isoform X1, protein MLVRLPVTAASTVAVFIRRRIPAAYLLSTKSSMTSDSSGTAFTTIKEIVSLEKEIKKSKFIAIAGPISSEQSAQLFLSQVRDPRATHNCWAYKVGDQHRSSDDGEPSGTAGKPMLSAICSSGLDRVMVVVIRYFGGIKLGTGGLVRAYGGVTSDCLKTASPCLFKSKVQMGVEVTFDLLGVVYNQLQSCQAEDIKEDYDTGKDGTTMVSFKVDFDQVDKLEDAIKSNCKRDLVFFKNLAIGSQLG, encoded by the exons ATGTTGGTGCGCTTACCCGTAACTGCTGCAAGCACCGTCGCTGTGTTTATCCGCCGGCGAATCCCCGCCGCTTATCTGCTATCCACGAAGAGCTCGATGACTTCGGATTCCTCTGGTACCGCCTTCACGACCATCAAAGAAATCGTATCCTTAGAGAAAGAGATTAAGAAGAGCAAATTCATCGCAATCGCCGGTCCAATCTCCAGCGAGCAGTCGGCACAACTGTTCCTCTCCCAGGTCCGAGATCCTCGCGCTACGCACAACTGCTGGGCTTATAAGGTTGGTGATCAACATCGATCTAGTGATGATGGTGAGCCATCGGGCACAGCAGGAAAGCCGATGCTCTCTGCAATTTGTTCATCTGGATTAGACAGAGTTATGGTTGTTGTCATTAG GTATTTTGGGGGCATCAAACTCGGTACTGGAGGTCTTGTTAGAGCATATGGTGGTGTTACCTCTGATTGCTTGAAAACTGCTTCGCCTTGTCTTTTCAAGTCTAAA GTTCAAATGGGAGTCGAGGTTACATTTGATCTTTTAGGTGTTGTTTACAATCAG CTGCAGTCATGCCAGGCTGAAGACATCAAGGAAGACTATGATACTGGTAAAGATGGTACCACCATGGTTTCCTTCAAGGTTGATTTTGACCAGGTTGATAAATTAGAGGATGCTATCAAATCAAACTGCAAACGAGACCTTGTCTTTTTCAAAAACCTAGCAATTGGTAGCCAACTCGGTTAA
- the LOC106421013 gene encoding uncharacterized protein At4g04775-like produces the protein MSGASSNTSGASTGGNAYRRRGGVVMGIPKKCWCGDETVPLMSKSNKNPYRRYYRCATAARKKLENDNHIFKWIDEALINEVETLEFKTARLEQELREIQTKVEKELYDKVEALLAEGKGNMKRMMIVGIVGCVAVLGIMELCIRKW, from the exons ATGTCAGGGGCTTCGTCGAATACCTCAGGAGCATCGACCGGAGGAAACGCTTATCGTCGTCGGGGTGGAGTGGTCATGGGAATTCCGAAGAAGTGTTGGTGTGGTGATGAAACTGTTCCTCTCATGTCCAAATCTAACAAAAATCCGTACCGAAGGTACTACCGTTGTGCTACCGCTGCAAGAAAGAAG CTTGAGAATGATAATCACATCTTCAAGTGGATTGATGAGGCACTGATAAATGAGGTTGAAACTCTTGAATTCAAAACCGCAAGACTCGAGCAAGAGTTGAGAGAGATACAAACGAAGGTGGAGAAGGAGCTATATGATAAGGTAGAAGCGTTGTTAGCTGAAGGCAAAGGCAACATGAAGAGAATGATGATAGTAGGTATTGTTGGATGTGTGGCTGTGCTAGGAATCATGGAGTTATGCATAAGAAAATGGTGA